One genomic window of Devosia salina includes the following:
- a CDS encoding invasion associated locus B family protein, whose translation MIRISALPLASLLILAALAPAQAQSARVLGDFRDWSSYAADDGSGTVCFAMTKPKTTEPTPDGYGQAYLYITNRPGEDVVNEFNVVAGYTFQTGSTATASVGGQDFALFTQNDAAWLDDSAQAANLAAAIRAGSSISITGTSATGSRIVQSYSLSGATAAQQAIGAEC comes from the coding sequence ATGATCCGTATTTCAGCCCTGCCGCTTGCGTCCCTCCTGATCCTGGCCGCTCTTGCGCCGGCCCAGGCCCAGTCGGCGCGGGTGCTCGGTGATTTTCGCGACTGGTCGAGTTATGCGGCCGATGATGGCAGCGGCACGGTCTGCTTTGCCATGACCAAGCCCAAGACCACCGAACCGACGCCCGACGGCTATGGTCAGGCCTATCTCTACATCACCAATCGCCCCGGCGAGGACGTGGTGAACGAGTTCAATGTCGTGGCCGGCTATACCTTCCAGACCGGTTCCACCGCCACGGCCAGCGTGGGCGGGCAGGATTTTGCCCTCTTCACCCAGAACGATGCGGCCTGGCTCGATGACAGTGCGCAGGCGGCCAATCTGGCCGCCGCCATTCGCGCCGGCTCGAGCATTTCCATCACCGGGACATCGGCGACCGGCTCGCGGATCGTGCAGTCCTATTCGCTCTCGGGCGCCACCGCGGCGCAGCAGGCGATCGGGGCCGAGTGCTGA
- a CDS encoding invasion associated locus B family protein codes for MTTKTGGLALGLAVAAVMALAPAAQAQEATELGTFNAWSAYTATDQSGQLCFIIGEPQQSEPSGVNRDPVKFLIVHRKGMGSKNEVQTQIGYPYNTTDAKASAAVDGKSYVMAARGSTAWLASSSDEPGFVAAFKAGSQMVVRGTSQRGTNTVDTYSLSGATAAMNAIDAACQ; via the coding sequence ATGACGACGAAAACCGGTGGCCTTGCACTCGGGCTCGCGGTCGCGGCAGTCATGGCACTGGCGCCCGCCGCGCAGGCGCAGGAGGCCACGGAGCTGGGCACGTTCAACGCCTGGTCCGCCTATACGGCGACCGACCAGAGCGGGCAGCTTTGCTTCATCATTGGCGAGCCGCAGCAGAGCGAACCCAGCGGGGTCAACCGCGACCCGGTCAAGTTCCTGATCGTGCACCGCAAGGGCATGGGCTCGAAGAACGAGGTGCAGACCCAGATCGGCTATCCCTACAACACCACCGACGCCAAGGCATCGGCGGCCGTGGACGGGAAGAGCTATGTCATGGCGGCGCGCGGCTCCACGGCCTGGCTGGCATCGAGCAGCGATGAGCCCGGTTTTGTTGCCGCTTTCAAGGCCGGCAGCCAGATGGTGGTGCGCGGCACCAGCCAGCGTGGAACCAATACGGTCGACACTTATTCCCTTTCGGGCGCTACCGCGGCGATGAATGCCATCGACGCCGCCTGCCAGTAG
- the thpR gene encoding RNA 2',3'-cyclic phosphodiesterase, giving the protein MPRLFTGLEIPADVGFALSLKRGGLSGARWIDPENYHITLRFIGDVDGNTADEVADSLDRLSNSLQFPIRLTHLGSFGGDKPRALYAGVEPSEMLNRLQAAHERVLQRAGLPPEGRKFVPHVSLARLRGTAAEELARFMAESARFEPLTFVPARFVLFSSRDSVGGGPYLVEQSYPLAA; this is encoded by the coding sequence ATGCCCCGGCTCTTTACCGGTCTCGAAATTCCCGCCGATGTGGGTTTTGCCCTCTCGCTCAAGCGGGGCGGATTAAGCGGCGCGCGCTGGATCGATCCCGAGAACTACCACATCACCCTCAGGTTCATCGGCGATGTGGATGGCAATACGGCCGACGAGGTCGCCGACAGTCTCGACCGGCTGTCGAACTCTCTGCAGTTTCCCATTCGGCTGACGCATCTGGGCAGCTTTGGCGGCGACAAGCCGCGGGCGCTCTATGCCGGGGTGGAACCGTCGGAGATGCTGAACCGGCTGCAGGCGGCGCATGAGCGGGTGCTGCAGCGTGCCGGCCTGCCGCCCGAAGGTCGCAAATTCGTGCCGCATGTATCGCTGGCACGATTGCGCGGCACCGCCGCCGAGGAGCTCGCCCGGTTCATGGCGGAATCGGCGCGCTTCGAACCGCTGACCTTCGTGCCGGCCCGCTTCGTGCTGTTCTCCAGCCGCGATTCGGTGGGGGGCGGGCCCTATCTGGTGGAGCAGAGCTATCCGCTTGCGGCCTGA
- a CDS encoding Bax inhibitor-1/YccA family protein produces MAEYDRQTLGARAGSALAIDEGLRSYMLRVYNYMGLGLVVTGVVAYFTSQWAMSSQANAELLYTSPLSWVIMLSPLAFVLVLSFGINKLSVGAAQGVFWAFAAVMGLSLSSIFLVYTGASIAKVFFITAATFGAMSLYGYTTKRDLTGMGNFLMMGLIGIIIASIVNIFMASSMLDFAISVLGVLIFTGLTAYDTQKIKESYSEHYGADVMAKNAIMGALSLYLDFINLFMMLLRLFGNRE; encoded by the coding sequence ATGGCTGAATATGACCGTCAGACCCTCGGTGCGCGGGCCGGCTCGGCCTTGGCCATCGACGAGGGCCTTCGCAGCTATATGCTGCGTGTCTACAACTATATGGGCCTCGGCCTGGTGGTAACGGGCGTCGTCGCCTATTTCACCAGCCAGTGGGCCATGTCGAGCCAGGCCAATGCCGAGCTGCTTTACACCAGCCCGCTGTCCTGGGTGATCATGCTCTCGCCGCTGGCCTTCGTGCTGGTGCTGAGCTTCGGCATCAACAAGCTTTCCGTGGGCGCGGCCCAGGGCGTCTTCTGGGCCTTCGCGGCCGTGATGGGCCTGTCGCTGTCGTCCATCTTCCTGGTCTATACCGGCGCCTCGATCGCCAAGGTGTTCTTCATCACTGCCGCCACCTTCGGCGCGATGAGCCTTTACGGCTACACCACCAAGCGCGACCTGACCGGCATGGGCAACTTCCTGATGATGGGCCTGATCGGCATCATCATCGCCTCGATCGTGAACATCTTCATGGCCTCGTCCATGCTCGACTTCGCGATCTCGGTCCTGGGCGTGCTGATCTTCACCGGTCTCACCGCCTATGACACCCAGAAGATCAAGGAAAGCTATTCCGAGCATTATGGTGCCGACGTGATGGCCAAGAACGCCATCATGGGCGCCCTCTCGCTCTACCTCGACTTCATCAACCTGTTCATGATGCTGCTCCGCCTGTTCGGCAATCGCGAGTAA
- a CDS encoding GNAT family N-acetyltransferase — translation MSDYLLRPFSWSDVPAITAIYRHYVDNTAITFDTEAPGEEAIAEKYAGLKRLGHPLIIAERAGQVVGYAYASFYRPRAAYRFTCEDSIYLDPNETGRGLGRLMLTELLARSKAFGFRQMLAVITADTANSIAIHEKFGFERVGYYTGVGFKFDRWHDIVHLQKAL, via the coding sequence ATGTCCGATTATCTCCTGCGTCCCTTTTCCTGGTCCGACGTCCCCGCCATCACCGCGATCTACCGTCACTATGTGGACAACACCGCCATCACCTTCGACACCGAAGCGCCGGGCGAAGAGGCAATCGCGGAGAAATATGCGGGCCTTAAAAGGCTCGGGCACCCGCTGATCATCGCCGAACGGGCCGGCCAGGTCGTCGGCTATGCCTATGCGAGCTTCTATCGCCCCCGCGCGGCCTATCGCTTCACCTGCGAGGATTCGATCTATCTCGACCCCAACGAGACCGGCCGCGGCCTGGGGCGGCTGATGCTGACCGAATTGCTGGCCCGCTCGAAAGCCTTCGGCTTCAGGCAGATGCTGGCGGTGATCACCGCCGACACGGCGAACTCCATCGCCATCCACGAAAAATTCGGCTTCGAGCGGGTCGGCTACTATACCGGGGTCGGCTTCAAGTTCGACCGCTGGCACGACATCGTGCACCTGCAGAAGGCGCTGTGA
- a CDS encoding AAA family ATPase, with protein MPVLTLMVGLPGSGKTTRARALAARTGALRLTPDEWQTRLFDDDMHHPDHDRRHDEIEAIMWEIAAHILQCGGDVILDFGFWTRAERADFAARAAALGATCQIRFDDVPLDELERRVAARNQDEGGHFVIPIEVLRNWARVFEAPDADELEGRFGG; from the coding sequence GTGCCGGTACTGACCCTGATGGTCGGCCTGCCCGGCTCCGGCAAGACCACCCGGGCCAGGGCGCTGGCGGCGAGGACCGGGGCGCTGCGGCTCACGCCGGATGAATGGCAGACCCGGCTTTTCGACGACGACATGCACCATCCCGACCATGACCGGCGGCACGATGAAATCGAGGCGATCATGTGGGAGATCGCCGCCCATATCCTTCAATGCGGCGGCGATGTCATCCTCGATTTCGGTTTCTGGACGCGCGCCGAACGGGCCGACTTTGCGGCCAGGGCCGCTGCGCTTGGCGCCACCTGCCAGATCAGGTTCGATGACGTCCCGCTGGACGAACTGGAGCGGCGCGTTGCCGCGCGCAACCAGGATGAGGGGGGTCATTTCGTGATCCCCATCGAAGTCCTGCGCAATTGGGCCCGGGTATTCGAAGCGCCCGATGCCGATGAACTGGAGGGACGGTTCGGTGGCTAG
- a CDS encoding DUF2794 domain-containing protein encodes MQGPPDENRSNLALVHVGEPAAQPSRPAQPIVAFERKELMQILSVYGRKVASGEWRDYAMDFLKDRALFSIYARVSERPLFVVEKNPKLRNRQGQYMVTNQQGRILKRGHDLAQVLRVLDPDLMVVG; translated from the coding sequence GTGCAGGGTCCTCCTGACGAAAATCGAAGCAATCTGGCGCTGGTGCATGTGGGCGAACCCGCTGCGCAGCCCAGCCGGCCCGCGCAACCGATCGTGGCCTTCGAGCGCAAGGAGCTCATGCAGATCCTGTCGGTCTATGGCCGCAAGGTCGCCTCTGGCGAGTGGCGCGACTACGCCATGGATTTCCTCAAGGACCGGGCGCTGTTCTCCATCTATGCCCGCGTGTCCGAGCGGCCGCTCTTCGTGGTCGAGAAGAACCCAAAGCTGCGCAACCGCCAGGGCCAATACATGGTCACCAACCAGCAGGGCCGCATCCTCAAGCGCGGCCATGACCTGGCGCAGGTGCTGCGCGTGCTCGACCCGGACCTGATGGTGGTGGGTTAG
- a CDS encoding DUF1223 domain-containing protein, giving the protein MILGLGLAGAASGESVRTGPRAVVELFTSQGCSSCPPADALLTSLADRDDVVALAYHVDYWDYIGWEDTFGDKGFSDRQRAYAKSWGSSRIFTPQMVINGAEGVVGSRRDEVQDAVTSAQLPLAVTLAAEDDMLKLRVPADAALEDATIWLVRYLDRADVAIDKGENAGKSMVYTQVVVDRQVVGIWEADAGAEIKLPLDQFQNEDNGGLAVLVQQERNGLPGPILGAATYRF; this is encoded by the coding sequence GTGATCTTGGGACTGGGGCTGGCTGGCGCCGCTTCGGGCGAAAGCGTGCGGACTGGTCCGCGGGCCGTGGTGGAGCTGTTCACCAGCCAGGGCTGCTCGTCCTGCCCGCCCGCCGACGCGCTCCTGACCAGCCTCGCCGATCGGGACGATGTGGTGGCGCTGGCCTATCACGTCGACTATTGGGACTATATCGGCTGGGAAGACACCTTTGGCGACAAGGGCTTTTCCGATCGCCAGCGGGCCTATGCCAAGAGCTGGGGCTCGTCGCGCATCTTCACCCCGCAAATGGTGATCAACGGCGCCGAGGGCGTGGTCGGATCGCGGCGCGACGAGGTGCAGGATGCCGTCACCTCCGCCCAATTGCCGCTGGCCGTCACCCTGGCCGCAGAGGATGACATGCTCAAGCTGCGCGTGCCCGCCGACGCAGCCCTGGAGGATGCCACCATCTGGCTGGTTCGCTATCTCGACCGGGCCGACGTCGCCATCGACAAGGGCGAGAATGCGGGAAAGTCCATGGTCTATACCCAGGTGGTGGTCGACCGTCAGGTGGTGGGCATCTGGGAGGCCGATGCCGGCGCCGAGATCAAGCTGCCGCTCGACCAGTTCCAGAACGAGGACAATGGCGGCCTTGCCGTTCTGGTGCAGCAGGAACGCAATGGGCTGCCCGGTCCCATCCTGGGCGCCGCTACCTATCGCTTCTGA
- the acnA gene encoding aconitate hydratase AcnA, translating to MTSIDSFKSKSTLTVGGKTYTYYSILEAEKNGLAGVSKLPGSMKVVLENLLRFEDNRTVTKADIEAIATWLVTRQSDHEISYRPARVLMQDFTGVPAVVDLAAMRDATAKLGADPQKINPLVPVDLVIDHSVMVDNFGTPLAFNQNVELEYERNGERYEFLRWGQSAFDNFRVVPPGTGICHQVNLEYLAQTVWTKDENGETVAYPDTLVGTDSHTTMVNGLAVLGWGVGGIEAEAAMLGQPITMLIPEVVGFKLTGKINEGITATDLVLTVTEMLRKKGVVGKFVEFYGPGLDHLSLEDQATIANMAPEYGATCGYFPVDADTLKFLSTTGRDADRVALVEAYSKAQGMFRTTDTPDPVFTSTLELDLSTVVPSLSGPKRPQDRVALKDVTPAFAKALPDLAAGRDEIAPGTQFPVKGEDFQVGDGSVVIAAITSCTNTSNPSVLVAAGLVARKARALGLDSKPWVKTSLAPGSQVVTDYLTAAGLQDDLDAIGFNLVGYGCTTCIGNSGPLPQPISDTINEHKLVAASVLSGNRNFEGRVNPDVRANYLASPPLVVAYALLGTLNVDITTEPLGTGKDGKPVYLKDVWPTNHEIAEIVRQHVNADMFRKRYSDVFKGDQHWQSIAVEGGETYGWNSSSTYVQNPPYFEDLTMEPKPVTDVVSARVLALFLDSITTDHISPAGSFKAATPAGKYLTERQVAPKDFNSYGARRGNHEVMMRGTFANIRIKNMMLDGVEGGFTKGPSGEQMPIYDAAMAYQKAGTPLVIFAGKEYGTGSSRDWAAKGTNLLGVKAVIAQSFERIHRSNLVGMGVIPLQFKDGDSWQSLGLDGTETVDIAGVESIEPRAMVNVKITRPNGEVLNVETRCRIDTANELDYFKNGGILHYVLRSLVAA from the coding sequence GTGACCTCGATAGACAGCTTCAAATCAAAGTCGACGCTGACGGTCGGCGGCAAGACCTACACCTATTATTCGATCCTGGAAGCGGAGAAGAACGGCCTTGCCGGCGTATCCAAGCTTCCCGGTTCGATGAAGGTGGTGCTGGAAAACCTGCTGCGCTTCGAAGACAACCGCACGGTGACCAAGGCCGATATCGAGGCCATTGCCACCTGGCTGGTGACGCGCCAGTCCGACCATGAAATTTCCTATCGCCCGGCCCGCGTGCTGATGCAGGACTTCACCGGCGTGCCCGCCGTGGTGGATCTGGCGGCGATGCGCGATGCCACTGCCAAGCTCGGCGCCGATCCGCAGAAGATCAACCCGCTGGTGCCGGTGGACCTCGTTATCGACCACTCGGTCATGGTCGACAATTTCGGCACGCCGCTGGCCTTCAACCAGAATGTCGAGCTCGAATATGAGCGCAATGGCGAACGCTACGAATTCCTGCGCTGGGGCCAGTCGGCCTTCGACAATTTCCGCGTCGTCCCCCCCGGCACCGGCATCTGCCACCAGGTGAACCTGGAATATCTGGCCCAGACCGTCTGGACCAAGGACGAGAATGGCGAAACCGTCGCCTATCCCGACACGCTGGTCGGCACCGATTCACACACCACCATGGTCAATGGCCTGGCCGTTCTGGGCTGGGGCGTGGGCGGCATCGAGGCCGAGGCGGCCATGCTGGGCCAGCCGATCACCATGCTGATCCCAGAAGTCGTGGGCTTCAAGCTGACCGGCAAGATCAATGAAGGCATCACCGCCACGGACCTGGTGCTGACGGTCACCGAAATGCTGCGCAAGAAGGGCGTGGTCGGCAAGTTCGTCGAATTCTACGGCCCCGGCCTCGATCATCTCAGCCTCGAAGACCAGGCGACCATCGCCAATATGGCTCCCGAATACGGCGCCACCTGCGGCTATTTCCCGGTCGATGCCGATACACTGAAATTCCTCTCGACCACCGGCCGCGATGCCGACCGCGTGGCGCTGGTTGAGGCCTATTCCAAGGCCCAGGGCATGTTCCGCACCACCGACACGCCCGACCCGGTCTTTACCTCGACGCTCGAACTCGACCTTTCCACCGTCGTGCCCTCGCTCTCGGGCCCCAAGCGCCCGCAGGACCGCGTGGCCCTCAAGGACGTGACCCCGGCCTTCGCCAAGGCGCTGCCCGATCTGGCCGCCGGCCGCGACGAGATCGCTCCGGGCACGCAGTTCCCGGTCAAGGGCGAGGACTTCCAGGTTGGCGACGGCTCGGTCGTGATCGCCGCCATCACCTCGTGCACCAATACCTCGAACCCCTCGGTTCTGGTGGCCGCCGGTCTCGTCGCCCGCAAGGCGCGGGCGCTGGGCCTCGACAGCAAGCCCTGGGTCAAGACCTCGCTGGCGCCCGGATCGCAGGTGGTCACCGATTACCTGACCGCTGCGGGCCTGCAGGACGATCTCGACGCCATCGGCTTTAACCTGGTCGGTTATGGCTGCACGACCTGTATCGGCAATTCCGGCCCGCTGCCGCAGCCGATCTCGGATACGATCAACGAGCACAAGCTGGTCGCCGCCTCGGTGCTGTCGGGCAACCGCAATTTCGAAGGCCGCGTGAACCCGGACGTGCGGGCCAACTACCTGGCCTCGCCGCCGCTGGTGGTGGCCTATGCGCTGCTCGGCACGCTCAATGTCGATATCACCACCGAACCGCTGGGCACGGGCAAGGACGGCAAGCCGGTCTATTTGAAGGATGTCTGGCCCACCAATCACGAGATCGCCGAGATCGTGCGCCAGCACGTCAATGCCGACATGTTCCGCAAGCGCTATTCGGACGTGTTCAAGGGCGACCAGCACTGGCAGTCGATCGCCGTCGAAGGCGGCGAGACCTATGGCTGGAATTCGTCCTCCACCTATGTGCAGAACCCGCCCTATTTCGAGGACCTGACCATGGAGCCAAAGCCGGTGACCGATGTGGTCTCGGCCCGCGTCCTGGCGCTGTTCCTCGATTCGATTACCACCGACCACATCTCGCCTGCCGGTTCGTTCAAGGCGGCGACGCCGGCCGGCAAGTACCTCACCGAGCGCCAGGTGGCCCCGAAGGATTTCAACTCCTACGGTGCCCGCCGCGGCAATCACGAGGTGATGATGCGCGGCACCTTCGCCAATATCCGCATCAAGAACATGATGCTCGATGGCGTCGAAGGCGGCTTCACCAAGGGTCCCTCGGGCGAGCAGATGCCGATCTACGACGCGGCCATGGCCTATCAGAAGGCCGGCACGCCGCTGGTGATCTTCGCCGGCAAGGAATATGGCACCGGCTCCTCGCGTGACTGGGCAGCCAAGGGCACCAATCTCCTCGGCGTCAAGGCCGTGATCGCCCAGAGCTTTGAGCGTATCCACCGCTCGAACCTGGTCGGCATGGGCGTCATCCCGCTGCAGTTCAAGGATGGCGACAGCTGGCAGAGCCTGGGCCTCGACGGCACCGAGACCGTGGACATTGCCGGGGTCGAAAGCATCGAGCCGCGCGCCATGGTCAACGTCAAGATCACAAGGCCGAACGGCGAAGTGCTCAATGTCGAAACCCGCTGCCGCATCGATACGGCCAATGAGCTCGACTATTTCAAGAATGGCGGCATCCTGCACTATGTGCTGCGGAGCCTCGTGGCCGCGTAA